One window from the genome of Myxococcus fulvus encodes:
- a CDS encoding sensor histidine kinase: protein MSRGRDGLLWVGAFSYWTLQGLAASSEAHSVRGVSWSHALLTDGFATALWAPVTIAVVYFGLRFPFDRRLWRSRLALHLGGALAVSFFRATVIYSLDPYFHWYDAPPAYTAVLEHALLYNPFIYLTLLGVAHAIYYAEQLRLRDTQLARAQLHALEAQLHPHFLFNTLNSISALVRRDPLGSERMIARLSDLLRETLQAAGREEVSLRDELRTLQLYLDIQGVRFTDRLRVEQDIAQEALGARVPHLVLQPLVENAIQHGIAPRSAPGTVTVTARREGPELLLEVRDDGVGLREGAAAKSEGSGKGLWITRERLVQLYGPAHRLKLEAREEGGARVSLAIPFRTERAA, encoded by the coding sequence ATGTCACGCGGACGCGATGGGCTGTTGTGGGTGGGGGCCTTCTCCTACTGGACCTTGCAGGGATTGGCGGCCTCCAGTGAGGCGCACTCCGTGCGGGGCGTGTCCTGGTCCCATGCGCTGCTCACGGATGGCTTCGCCACGGCGCTGTGGGCGCCCGTCACCATCGCGGTGGTGTACTTCGGCCTGCGCTTCCCGTTCGACAGGCGCCTGTGGCGCTCGCGGCTCGCGCTGCATCTGGGAGGGGCGCTCGCCGTCTCGTTCTTCCGGGCGACGGTCATCTACTCGCTGGACCCGTACTTCCACTGGTACGACGCGCCGCCCGCGTACACGGCGGTGCTCGAGCATGCGCTGCTCTACAACCCGTTCATCTACCTGACGCTCCTGGGCGTGGCCCACGCCATCTACTACGCGGAGCAGCTGCGGCTGCGTGACACCCAGCTCGCCCGCGCGCAGCTCCACGCGCTGGAGGCGCAGCTGCACCCGCACTTCCTCTTCAACACGCTCAACTCCATCTCGGCGCTGGTGCGCAGGGACCCGCTGGGCAGCGAGCGGATGATTGCCCGCCTCAGTGACTTGCTGCGCGAGACGCTCCAGGCGGCGGGGCGCGAGGAGGTGTCCCTGCGCGACGAGCTGCGCACGCTCCAGCTCTACCTGGACATCCAGGGCGTGCGCTTCACCGACCGGCTCCGGGTGGAGCAGGACATCGCGCAAGAAGCGCTCGGGGCGCGGGTGCCGCACCTGGTGCTGCAGCCCCTGGTGGAGAACGCCATCCAGCACGGCATCGCGCCGCGCTCGGCGCCGGGCACGGTGACGGTGACGGCGAGGCGCGAGGGGCCGGAGCTGCTGCTGGAGGTCCGCGACGACGGCGTGGGGCTGCGCGAGGGCGCGGCGGCGAAGTCGGAGGGGAGCGGCAAGGGGCTGTGGATCACCCGCGAGCGCCTGGTGCAGCTCTATGGCCCCGCGCACCGCCTGAAGCTGGAGGCGCGCGAGGAGGGTGGGGCGCGGGTGTCGCTGGCCATCCCCTTCCGGACGGAGCGCGCGGCGTGA
- a CDS encoding DUF6268 family outer membrane beta-barrel protein encodes MTRAVRWAPLQQVLLACVLVFAGAVFAQTQEDRAYVGITVARGTRIGSQGGRLEERHQLDLRLPLPPLFLGKTVLVPSFGYETRFMGLERRGPLADVSEEDLSRRFHRFSLGLTVIRPLAPRWMLISGVSANPRTDFKSSFDVGMDTSWAGFAMANYLIGGDPDVRLTFGLVAIYPFDATPVIPMVAFTYRKGPYILELGLPRLTAMLKVGDGLELGLSAMFDQQVFRTRLPEGGQDLAARYVRETALRAGPTVNTRLGGSSLWLSTSLGLDFLNDYALLDRNRDRVELGMLQSTGPAPYLRVSLGWRPPKRAAASTRPAGSSLSTMPPAKGNTPPLIR; translated from the coding sequence GTGACCAGGGCTGTGCGCTGGGCGCCCCTCCAACAGGTGCTGCTCGCCTGCGTGCTCGTCTTCGCGGGCGCTGTCTTCGCGCAGACGCAGGAGGACCGGGCCTATGTCGGCATCACCGTCGCGCGTGGGACTCGCATCGGCTCGCAGGGCGGGCGACTGGAGGAGCGGCATCAGCTGGACCTGCGCCTGCCGCTGCCTCCCCTCTTCCTGGGGAAGACGGTGCTGGTGCCCTCGTTCGGGTACGAGACGCGCTTCATGGGGCTCGAGCGACGCGGCCCGCTCGCGGACGTGTCCGAGGAGGACCTGAGCCGGCGCTTCCATCGCTTCAGCCTGGGGCTCACGGTGATTCGTCCGCTGGCGCCCCGGTGGATGCTCATCTCGGGCGTGTCAGCCAATCCGCGCACGGACTTCAAGAGCTCGTTCGACGTGGGCATGGACACGTCGTGGGCGGGCTTCGCCATGGCGAACTACCTGATTGGCGGAGACCCGGATGTGCGGCTCACCTTCGGGCTCGTCGCCATCTATCCGTTCGACGCCACGCCCGTCATCCCCATGGTGGCCTTCACCTATCGCAAGGGGCCGTACATCCTGGAGCTGGGCCTGCCCCGGCTCACCGCGATGCTCAAGGTGGGTGACGGGCTGGAGCTGGGCCTCAGCGCCATGTTCGACCAGCAGGTGTTCCGCACGCGCCTGCCCGAGGGCGGCCAGGACCTGGCGGCTCGCTACGTGCGGGAGACGGCGCTGCGCGCGGGCCCCACGGTGAACACGCGATTGGGCGGCAGCAGTTTGTGGTTGAGCACGTCGCTGGGGCTCGACTTCCTGAACGACTACGCGCTGCTCGACAGGAACCGGGACCGGGTGGAGCTGGGGATGCTCCAGTCCACGGGCCCGGCGCCCTATCTGAGGGTGTCGCTCGGGTGGAGGCCGCCGAAGCGGGCCGCGGCGTCCACGCGTCCAGCCGGGAGCAGCCTTTCGACGATGCCCCCGGCGAAGGGCAACACGCCGCCCCTCATCCGATGA
- a CDS encoding TolB family protein: protein MHRFTPSKSWSVGFIAALSSLSMACASQAPETAPVAEALGAAEVSSEALRFLNCTPGGSMFAPGEVSLPDRSEYRLTFSADGNTAYYHVDSAEAPFQAIYETRKVNGHFTPGQLVSFSGTWLDTDPFLSVDGQSLFFSSTRPVTGTQERADSDLWVVHKQADGSWGEPLHLGPNVNSDRQELYVSATRDGTLYFASGTFDSDFNVYRAERRGPGYAPAEKLSAAVNSPDYWEYNSHISADGRVLIFASLNRPEGYGLGDLYASVNIGGKWTKAINLGPAVNTEKDEFHPSLSVDGRHLYFVRQTWAPFVPSDFYTLDTLCLLFQ from the coding sequence ATGCACCGCTTCACGCCGAGCAAGTCGTGGTCCGTGGGATTCATCGCCGCCCTGTCATCCCTGTCGATGGCTTGCGCCTCGCAGGCGCCGGAGACGGCCCCGGTGGCCGAGGCGCTCGGCGCGGCGGAGGTGTCCAGCGAGGCCCTGCGCTTCCTGAACTGCACCCCGGGCGGCAGCATGTTCGCGCCCGGTGAGGTCTCCCTGCCGGACCGCTCCGAGTACCGGCTCACCTTCTCCGCGGACGGCAACACGGCCTACTACCACGTGGACTCCGCCGAGGCGCCGTTCCAGGCCATCTACGAGACGCGCAAGGTGAACGGCCACTTCACGCCGGGCCAGTTGGTGTCCTTCTCGGGGACATGGCTGGACACGGACCCGTTCCTGTCGGTCGACGGGCAGTCGCTCTTCTTCTCGTCCACCAGGCCGGTGACGGGGACCCAGGAGCGCGCGGACTCGGACCTGTGGGTGGTGCACAAGCAGGCGGATGGGAGCTGGGGGGAGCCGCTGCACCTGGGGCCGAACGTGAACTCGGACCGGCAGGAGCTGTACGTGAGCGCCACGCGGGATGGGACGTTGTACTTCGCGAGCGGGACGTTCGACTCGGACTTCAACGTGTATCGCGCGGAGCGGCGCGGGCCGGGGTACGCGCCGGCGGAGAAGCTGAGCGCGGCCGTCAACAGCCCGGACTATTGGGAGTACAACTCGCACATCTCCGCGGATGGGCGCGTGCTCATCTTCGCGTCGCTCAACCGGCCGGAGGGTTACGGGCTCGGGGACCTGTACGCGAGCGTCAACATCGGCGGGAAGTGGACGAAGGCCATCAACCTGGGGCCGGCGGTGAACACGGAGAAGGACGAGTTCCACCCGTCGCTGAGCGTGGATGGCCGTCACCTCTACTTCGTGCGCCAGACGTGGGCCCCGTTCGTGCCGTCGGACTTCTACACGCTCGACACCCTCTGCCTGCTCTTCCAGTGA
- a CDS encoding RCC1 domain-containing protein: MSLLRPLLVSLAVVLLGCSGSPDDSGREDPPGEELVQEFTGDAGTPDAGDSLAGLTRIATAEYQLFYLVDGRVLGLGSNRAGQLGVGHSNPYNQVPPVDISLPQGLRFKDVAGGGFQSLALDTQGRVWTFGQNLYGQRGDGTTNDYPNRATTPNNGQPYLVLTDSTGATFDDVVAVRSALLFNMALKADGSVWVWGMSGTAIGNTLGIAGDGNTAPRNITRPTKVPLPQGVRITSFTTNDNSIFALDDTGKVWAWGGSSSAETLGTGRFNDYARPNSLSIPTRVKELAAGGSRWAVALDEAGDLWGWGLQGTFLGLGPPAGGWYPVATPRKLSFPEFGSRKIIRVTANGHATHVILDDGSLWGWGDSAMGEVGNGVMLDFATYHTPYQWDWSNYQKMVFRPAQVAPGVTFKALHNTAQSFYGYATATDGTLYSWGRNKTGVLGNGVLPTGDVAGRPDSWNVATATPVPAHRLTVGIPTPSK; encoded by the coding sequence ATGTCACTCCTCCGCCCTCTCCTCGTCTCGCTCGCCGTGGTCCTCCTTGGCTGCTCCGGGTCGCCCGATGACTCGGGGAGGGAGGACCCACCGGGCGAGGAGCTCGTACAGGAGTTCACGGGAGACGCGGGGACTCCCGACGCGGGTGACAGCCTCGCGGGTCTCACGCGCATCGCCACCGCCGAGTACCAGCTCTTCTATCTGGTGGACGGACGCGTGCTGGGCCTCGGCTCCAATCGCGCGGGACAACTCGGCGTGGGGCACTCCAATCCGTACAACCAGGTCCCTCCGGTGGACATCTCCCTGCCCCAGGGGCTGCGCTTCAAGGACGTGGCTGGCGGCGGGTTCCAGAGCCTGGCGCTCGACACCCAGGGGCGCGTGTGGACCTTCGGGCAGAACCTCTACGGCCAGCGCGGCGACGGCACCACGAATGATTACCCCAACCGCGCCACCACGCCGAACAACGGCCAGCCGTACCTCGTCCTCACCGACTCCACCGGCGCGACGTTCGACGACGTCGTCGCGGTGCGCAGCGCGCTGCTCTTCAACATGGCGCTGAAGGCAGACGGCTCCGTCTGGGTCTGGGGCATGAGCGGCACCGCGATTGGCAACACGTTGGGCATCGCCGGCGACGGGAACACGGCGCCGCGCAACATCACCCGGCCCACGAAGGTCCCCCTGCCCCAGGGCGTGCGCATCACGAGCTTCACCACCAACGACAACTCCATCTTCGCGCTGGATGACACGGGCAAGGTGTGGGCGTGGGGAGGGAGCTCCTCGGCGGAGACGCTGGGCACGGGCAGGTTCAACGACTACGCGCGCCCGAACTCGCTGAGCATCCCGACGCGGGTGAAGGAGCTCGCCGCGGGTGGCAGTCGTTGGGCGGTGGCGCTCGACGAGGCCGGTGATTTGTGGGGCTGGGGCCTGCAGGGCACCTTCCTGGGACTCGGCCCGCCGGCGGGCGGCTGGTACCCCGTGGCCACGCCGCGCAAGCTGTCGTTCCCGGAGTTCGGCTCGCGCAAAATCATCCGCGTCACCGCGAACGGCCACGCCACGCACGTCATCCTGGACGACGGCTCGCTGTGGGGCTGGGGCGACAGCGCGATGGGCGAGGTGGGCAACGGCGTGATGCTGGACTTCGCCACCTACCACACGCCCTACCAGTGGGACTGGTCCAACTACCAGAAGATGGTCTTCCGTCCCGCCCAGGTCGCCCCGGGCGTGACGTTCAAGGCGCTGCACAACACCGCGCAGTCCTTCTACGGCTACGCCACCGCCACGGACGGCACCCTCTACTCCTGGGGCCGCAACAAGACGGGCGTGCTGGGCAACGGGGTGCTGCCCACCGGAGACGTGGCGGGCCGCCCGGACAGCTGGAACGTGGCCACCGCCACGCCCGTGCCCGCGCACAGGCTCACCGTCGGCATCCCCACGCCGTCGAAGTAG
- a CDS encoding WG repeat-containing protein, translating to MSATRYGFIDTKGELVIPSPHGTPFSFNEGLARMPTGDGWAFIDVKGETKLKVKRAFMGFSDGLALTDEGFIDPSGALVLPVTFKANFTKYVIAGAPYVNVGRFDSGLAPVMRSGAKASDGYINHQGEVVLDGFGGGLARAFFKGKALVSLKKPPKGETSRLIDPKGTCLATYSFESMGSSLMDGVVVVVKGQKLGFVNEAGEWVLAPGIASWDGALSECWFSEGLARVKVKGRYGFIDKKGGQVIEPRFEAVNGGFSEGLAAVKEGGLFGYIHPDGSWALTPRFASAQPFTHGRAVVLNAG from the coding sequence ATGTCCGCCACGCGCTACGGCTTCATCGACACGAAGGGGGAGCTGGTCATCCCCAGTCCCCACGGCACGCCCTTCAGCTTCAACGAGGGCCTGGCGCGCATGCCCACGGGCGATGGCTGGGCCTTCATCGACGTGAAGGGCGAGACGAAGCTGAAGGTGAAGCGCGCCTTCATGGGCTTCAGTGACGGGTTGGCGCTGACGGACGAGGGCTTCATCGACCCGAGCGGGGCGCTCGTGCTGCCGGTGACGTTCAAGGCGAACTTCACGAAGTACGTCATCGCGGGGGCCCCGTACGTGAACGTGGGGCGCTTCGACTCGGGGCTCGCGCCGGTGATGCGCTCCGGGGCGAAGGCCTCGGATGGCTACATCAACCACCAGGGTGAGGTGGTGCTGGACGGCTTCGGTGGCGGACTGGCCCGAGCGTTCTTCAAGGGCAAGGCGCTCGTCAGCCTCAAGAAGCCACCCAAAGGTGAGACGTCGCGCCTCATCGACCCGAAGGGAACGTGCCTCGCGACCTATTCGTTCGAGTCGATGGGCTCCTCGCTCATGGACGGGGTCGTGGTGGTGGTGAAGGGCCAGAAGCTCGGCTTCGTGAACGAGGCGGGCGAGTGGGTGCTGGCGCCTGGAATCGCATCGTGGGACGGCGCGCTGTCCGAGTGCTGGTTCAGCGAGGGGCTGGCTCGGGTGAAGGTGAAGGGGCGCTACGGCTTCATCGACAAGAAGGGGGGCCAGGTCATCGAGCCCCGCTTCGAGGCGGTGAACGGCGGGTTCTCGGAGGGACTGGCCGCCGTGAAGGAGGGCGGCCTGTTCGGCTACATCCATCCGGACGGGAGCTGGGCGCTGACGCCCCGCTTCGCGTCGGCCCAGCCCTTCACCCACGGACGGGCCGTCGTGCTGAACGCCGGGTGA
- a CDS encoding dioxygenase, giving the protein MSDEDPSHHQGLQQDLRVLMARAGRRQVLRWMAGASLIPLLGCGDDDDPTPDPSDCSRIPEETAGPYPADGSNGPNVLQQSGIVRSDIRASFGNTRTVAEGVLTTVTLTLVDINDACAPLAGRAVYLWHCDNSGEYSLYGTGITNENYLRGVQETNSQGQVTFTSIFPACYSGRWPHIHFEVYPDLASATSSANKRVTSQLALPEATCDEVYATAGYSQSVANFQRVSLATDNVFSDGSSTQVATVTGNLTDGYVITLVVGVAG; this is encoded by the coding sequence ATGAGCGACGAGGACCCAAGCCACCATCAAGGGCTCCAACAGGACCTGCGCGTCTTGATGGCGCGCGCGGGACGCCGGCAGGTGCTGCGCTGGATGGCCGGCGCCAGCCTCATTCCATTGCTCGGCTGCGGCGACGATGACGACCCGACACCGGACCCGTCCGACTGCTCGCGCATCCCCGAGGAGACGGCCGGCCCCTACCCCGCGGACGGCTCGAACGGGCCCAATGTCCTCCAGCAATCGGGCATCGTCCGCTCGGACATCCGCGCGAGCTTCGGCAACACCCGCACCGTCGCCGAGGGCGTGCTCACGACGGTGACCCTCACCCTCGTCGACATCAACGACGCCTGCGCCCCGCTCGCCGGCCGCGCCGTCTACCTGTGGCACTGCGACAATTCGGGGGAGTACTCCCTCTACGGGACGGGCATCACGAACGAGAACTACCTGCGCGGCGTGCAGGAGACCAACAGCCAGGGCCAGGTCACCTTCACCAGCATCTTCCCCGCCTGCTACAGCGGCCGCTGGCCCCACATCCACTTCGAGGTGTACCCGGACCTGGCCTCGGCCACCTCGTCCGCGAACAAGCGGGTCACCTCACAGCTCGCCCTGCCTGAGGCCACCTGCGACGAGGTCTACGCCACGGCCGGCTACTCACAGAGCGTGGCCAACTTCCAACGCGTCAGCCTCGCGACGGACAACGTCTTCAGCGATGGCTCCTCCACCCAGGTCGCCACCGTGACGGGAAACCTCACCGACGGATATGTCATCACGCTCGTCGTGGGCGTCGCGGGCTGA
- a CDS encoding right-handed parallel beta-helix repeat-containing protein, translated as MTTQRRAGGEFSAFGTLVLGLMVACGAEMNEFSEEEPSLIGASAALVEPRDGRELFFGRCPTAADARGRTLHVSKTGPWDPSQPLGSSANPYRTLTAALKAAQPGYVIDVRPGSYAEKLVISPTTTQAGTATAPIVVRGASDWRSRIIPPSDRVVGSLLTVSQPYWIFQSLEVNIQGKPSFGALFERNTYCSQLIDSRMHAGTAGGAVVISNANNVLIDNSEIYDFSKKDSDSHGVVLKNASREIFILANNVHATSGDGVQCQTDGNRPAFIFIEYNDLHGTGENGVDIKGCDSVFVRHNTMYNFPNLTRYPWQATTSAAEAVVIHEDATNIQIVSNVISRAGRGISVGGTAPLARPVDILIRNNTISDIYNFEKRGNGQGIRIVQANRVQILANLVQRTADAGLRLAADEPLEGIGISVYDNILRDMGLFVRLGRPRYRPMMEMDRNRYEGPGGRFTATDLVYQGEFPEWRSKLAPEGMEQNSVRIP; from the coding sequence ATGACGACGCAGCGAAGGGCGGGTGGAGAGTTTTCAGCGTTCGGCACCCTGGTGCTGGGGCTGATGGTGGCCTGTGGCGCCGAGATGAACGAGTTCTCCGAGGAGGAACCATCCCTCATTGGGGCCTCGGCCGCGCTCGTGGAGCCCCGCGACGGGAGGGAGCTTTTCTTCGGCCGGTGCCCGACGGCGGCGGATGCGCGAGGTCGCACGCTGCATGTCTCGAAGACAGGGCCGTGGGATCCCAGTCAACCGCTGGGCTCCAGCGCCAATCCGTACCGGACCCTCACGGCCGCGCTGAAGGCCGCCCAGCCGGGATACGTCATCGACGTGCGCCCGGGCTCCTATGCCGAGAAGCTCGTCATCAGCCCAACGACGACCCAGGCGGGGACCGCCACTGCGCCCATCGTCGTCCGGGGCGCGTCCGACTGGCGCTCACGCATCATCCCGCCGAGCGACCGTGTCGTGGGCAGCTTGCTGACCGTGAGCCAGCCCTACTGGATATTCCAATCCCTGGAAGTGAACATCCAAGGCAAGCCCTCGTTCGGCGCGCTCTTCGAGCGCAACACCTATTGCTCGCAACTGATTGACTCCCGGATGCATGCGGGCACCGCCGGTGGCGCCGTCGTCATCAGCAATGCCAACAACGTCCTCATCGACAACAGCGAGATCTACGACTTCTCCAAGAAGGATTCGGACTCGCATGGCGTCGTGCTCAAGAACGCCTCGCGCGAAATCTTCATCCTGGCGAACAACGTCCATGCGACCTCGGGTGACGGGGTGCAATGCCAGACGGACGGCAACAGGCCCGCGTTCATCTTCATCGAGTACAACGACCTCCATGGCACCGGCGAGAATGGGGTCGACATCAAGGGGTGCGACTCCGTCTTCGTGCGCCACAACACGATGTACAACTTCCCCAACCTGACGCGCTATCCCTGGCAGGCGACGACCTCCGCGGCGGAAGCGGTGGTGATTCACGAGGACGCCACGAACATCCAAATCGTCTCCAACGTCATCTCTCGTGCGGGCCGGGGAATCTCGGTGGGAGGCACCGCGCCCCTGGCACGCCCCGTGGACATCCTGATTCGGAACAACACCATCAGCGACATCTACAACTTCGAGAAGCGGGGGAACGGGCAGGGCATCCGCATCGTCCAGGCCAACCGGGTGCAAATCCTGGCGAACCTCGTGCAACGGACCGCGGACGCCGGGCTGCGGCTGGCCGCGGATGAGCCCCTGGAAGGCATCGGGATCTCGGTCTACGACAACATCCTCCGGGACATGGGCCTCTTCGTGCGGCTGGGCCGTCCGCGATATCGGCCCATGATGGAGATGGACCGCAATCGCTACGAAGGGCCCGGTGGCAGGTTCACGGCCACGGACCTCGTCTATCAGGGGGAGTTCCCGGAGTGGCGCAGCAAGCTGGCACCGGAAGGGATGGAGCAGAACTCGGTCCGCATCCCTTGA
- a CDS encoding endo-1,3-alpha-glucanase family glycosylhydrolase has product MHTPWAFPRARLAVSLLVPLLSWSCAGGVADAQDMPQGEAPSAPGDSSSLGTAADALATVLVAPGATWRYLDTGVDLGTGWTAPGYADGAWSQGASPLGYAETDLSTTVSFGSNTASKHITTYLRHTFTVTDAALVRELRLRLQRDDGAIVYLNGVEVLRSNLPSGTVGYRTLAPATISLPVEEQTWHEQAIDTAALRTGSNVLAVELHQSAANTSDARFNLELSATVAPAPSPISQCYPFDMPATGVLRAAPKKVFGFYYAIFPISIDNKAPAEDHWTSWLTPEARGGEYANIGGLMRDRPLPRAPWADSAWRQRDFEVEVRRAIAAGMDGFIYEHPYRVSSDTRNNQLTTMLAAAAAVDPQFRIVLSPDFPTEATGTTDGLVSMIASVANHPSVHKLDGAIVLASFNPERKSVAWWTEVKTRLASQGIQVTYWPLLSYTGDVTKYAEWNNLVTGFSTWGERTAQSGETMRRWSVESHRRGKQWMSPVAFEDVRHKLTDSENSSRVYWEAQNSLTFRTQFEKAIEGDADWVTLLTLTDYGESWMTASQERGYVIMDWIAYYTTWFKTGQRPTIVRDTLYYTHRRHRTDAPFDATKQTARAMKLRGGVAASNQVELLAFLKEPGRLVITQGTDVRTLDVTSAGVTAFQAPLVPGTTPVFELQRNGVTVQRLQSATPVVAQTVYQDFMYHAGGGRSCARP; this is encoded by the coding sequence ATGCACACACCCTGGGCTTTCCCCCGGGCACGGCTCGCCGTGTCCCTGTTGGTGCCGTTGCTCTCGTGGTCCTGCGCGGGTGGCGTCGCGGACGCTCAGGACATGCCCCAGGGCGAGGCTCCCTCGGCGCCAGGGGATTCGAGCTCGCTCGGCACGGCCGCTGACGCGCTGGCGACGGTGCTCGTCGCGCCAGGCGCGACGTGGCGCTATCTGGACACGGGCGTGGACCTGGGCACGGGCTGGACGGCGCCGGGCTACGCGGATGGCGCGTGGTCCCAGGGCGCGTCACCGTTGGGCTACGCGGAGACGGACCTGTCCACGACGGTCTCCTTCGGGAGCAACACGGCCAGCAAGCACATCACCACGTACCTCCGGCACACCTTCACGGTGACGGACGCGGCGTTGGTGCGCGAGCTGCGCCTGCGCTTGCAGCGCGACGACGGCGCCATCGTCTACCTGAACGGCGTGGAGGTGCTCCGCAGCAACCTGCCCTCGGGCACGGTGGGTTATCGCACGCTGGCGCCCGCGACCATCTCGCTGCCCGTGGAGGAGCAGACGTGGCACGAGCAGGCCATCGACACGGCGGCGCTGCGCACGGGCTCCAACGTGCTCGCGGTGGAGCTGCACCAGTCCGCGGCCAACACGTCGGATGCGCGCTTCAACCTGGAGCTGAGCGCGACGGTGGCACCCGCGCCCTCGCCCATCTCCCAGTGCTACCCGTTCGACATGCCCGCGACGGGCGTGCTGCGCGCGGCGCCGAAGAAGGTCTTCGGCTTCTATTACGCCATCTTCCCCATCTCCATCGACAACAAGGCCCCCGCCGAGGACCACTGGACCAGCTGGCTGACGCCCGAGGCGCGCGGTGGTGAGTACGCGAACATCGGCGGGCTGATGCGTGACAGGCCGCTGCCGCGAGCGCCTTGGGCCGACAGCGCGTGGAGACAGCGTGACTTCGAGGTGGAGGTGCGCCGCGCCATCGCCGCCGGCATGGACGGGTTCATCTACGAGCACCCGTACCGCGTCTCGTCCGACACGCGGAACAACCAGCTGACCACGATGCTCGCCGCCGCGGCGGCCGTGGACCCGCAGTTCCGCATCGTCCTCAGCCCCGACTTCCCCACCGAGGCCACGGGCACCACGGACGGCCTGGTGTCGATGATCGCCTCCGTCGCGAACCATCCCTCCGTGCACAAGCTCGACGGCGCCATCGTGCTGGCCAGCTTCAACCCGGAGCGCAAGTCGGTGGCCTGGTGGACGGAGGTGAAGACGCGGCTCGCGTCACAGGGCATCCAGGTCACCTATTGGCCGCTGCTCTCGTACACGGGAGACGTGACGAAGTACGCGGAGTGGAACAACCTGGTGACGGGCTTCTCCACCTGGGGCGAGCGCACCGCGCAGTCCGGGGAGACGATGCGCCGCTGGAGCGTGGAGTCGCACCGACGCGGCAAGCAGTGGATGTCCCCCGTCGCGTTCGAGGACGTGCGCCACAAGCTCACCGACAGCGAGAACAGCAGCCGCGTGTACTGGGAGGCGCAGAACAGCCTGACGTTCCGCACGCAGTTCGAGAAGGCGATTGAGGGCGACGCGGACTGGGTGACGCTGCTGACGCTGACGGACTACGGCGAGTCGTGGATGACGGCGTCGCAGGAGCGCGGCTACGTCATCATGGATTGGATTGCGTACTACACCACCTGGTTCAAGACGGGGCAGCGGCCCACCATCGTCCGCGACACGCTCTACTACACGCATCGCCGGCACCGCACCGACGCGCCGTTCGATGCCACGAAGCAGACCGCGCGCGCCATGAAGCTGCGCGGCGGCGTGGCCGCGTCCAACCAGGTGGAGCTGCTCGCGTTCCTCAAGGAGCCGGGCCGGCTGGTCATCACGCAGGGGACGGACGTGCGCACGCTGGACGTGACGAGCGCGGGCGTGACGGCCTTCCAGGCGCCGCTCGTTCCTGGCACCACGCCCGTGTTCGAGCTCCAGCGCAACGGCGTGACGGTCCAACGGCTCCAGAGCGCCACGCCTGTCGTCGCGCAAACCGTTTATCAGGACTTCATGTATCACGCGGGCGGTGGACGCTCCTGCGCGAGGCCATGA
- a CDS encoding LytR/AlgR family response regulator transcription factor has product MTQPIRVLIVDDEPLARARLKELLSEESDMAVIGECRDGNEAIDAIGRQRPDLVLLDVQMPEPDGFGVLRAVSREYQPAVIFVTAHRDFAVQAFEANALDYLLKPFDQERFRLSLSRVRERRRTGATELDAELVERLESLSSRLTPASERYATRLVAKVGWRMRFLRVEDIDYLEAEGNYVCVHQGKQSFLTRETMNAVEEKLDPRDFVRIHRSLIVRLDRVEEVEPLAPGEMVLTLRDGTKLTSGRSYRARLQRALDLPS; this is encoded by the coding sequence GTGACACAGCCCATCCGCGTGCTCATCGTCGACGACGAACCGCTCGCCCGCGCGCGGCTCAAGGAGCTGCTCTCGGAGGAGTCGGACATGGCCGTCATCGGCGAGTGCCGGGACGGCAACGAGGCCATCGACGCCATCGGCAGGCAGCGCCCGGACCTGGTGCTGCTGGACGTGCAGATGCCGGAGCCGGATGGCTTCGGGGTGCTGCGGGCGGTGTCGCGCGAGTACCAGCCGGCGGTCATCTTCGTGACGGCGCACCGGGACTTCGCGGTGCAGGCGTTCGAGGCGAACGCGCTCGACTACCTGCTCAAGCCGTTCGACCAGGAGCGCTTCCGGCTGAGCCTCTCGCGGGTGCGCGAGCGCAGGCGCACGGGGGCGACGGAGCTGGACGCGGAGCTGGTGGAGCGGCTGGAGTCGCTGTCCTCGCGACTGACTCCCGCCTCGGAGCGGTATGCGACGCGGCTGGTGGCCAAGGTGGGCTGGCGCATGCGCTTCCTGCGCGTGGAGGACATCGACTACCTGGAGGCGGAGGGCAACTATGTCTGCGTCCACCAGGGCAAGCAGTCCTTCCTGACGCGCGAGACGATGAACGCGGTGGAGGAGAAGCTGGACCCGAGGGACTTCGTGCGCATCCATCGCTCGCTCATCGTCCGGCTGGACCGCGTGGAGGAGGTGGAGCCGCTGGCGCCTGGAGAGATGGTGCTCACCCTTCGGGACGGCACGAAGCTGACCTCCGGACGCAGCTACCGCGCCCGACTGCAGCGGGCCCTGGACCTGCCCTCCTGA